A single Pseudomonadota bacterium DNA region contains:
- a CDS encoding xanthine dehydrogenase family protein subunit M translates to MYNFQYHRPKNLEEASQTLDVGDDPKLIAGGMTIIPTLKQRLAQPSDLIDLADINNLVGISLQDQSLEIGSMTRHCDVAKSEIISEFIPALASLAGHIGDAQVRHRGTIGGSLANNDPAADYPAGALGLGATIITDKREILADDFFVGLFETALEDNEIITAVRFPKPKRAAYTKFPNPASRYAIVGVMVAETNNEVRVAVTGAGDDGVFREEKMETALANNFTSDAIADISISDETLLSDIHASAEYRAHLINVMAQRAVDKAT, encoded by the coding sequence ATGTATAATTTTCAATATCATCGACCTAAGAATCTTGAGGAAGCTTCTCAAACGTTAGATGTGGGAGACGACCCAAAACTGATTGCTGGCGGAATGACAATTATACCAACTCTCAAACAAAGGTTAGCCCAACCGTCCGATTTGATTGATCTGGCAGATATAAATAATTTGGTTGGTATTAGCCTGCAAGATCAATCATTAGAAATAGGCTCTATGACGAGACACTGCGATGTTGCGAAATCTGAAATTATTAGTGAATTCATACCTGCACTGGCTAGTTTAGCAGGCCACATAGGGGATGCGCAGGTACGACACCGGGGCACAATAGGCGGTTCGTTGGCTAACAATGATCCTGCTGCCGATTATCCGGCCGGTGCACTTGGGCTTGGTGCAACAATAATTACTGATAAACGCGAAATTCTTGCCGACGACTTCTTTGTGGGTTTATTTGAAACGGCACTCGAGGATAATGAGATAATTACAGCAGTTAGATTCCCAAAGCCTAAACGTGCGGCCTACACAAAGTTTCCAAATCCCGCCTCACGTTATGCTATTGTTGGCGTTATGGTTGCCGAGACAAATAATGAAGTTCGCGTTGCAGTGACCGGAGCGGGAGACGATGGAGTCTTCAGAGAAGAAAAAATGGAGACTGCCCTTGCAAACAACTTCACGTCTGATGCAATTGCGGATATTAGCATTAGTGATGAAACTCTTTTGTCAGACATTCACGCTAGCGCAGAATACCGTGCGCATTTGATCAACGTAATGGCTCAGCGTGCAGTAGATAAAGCGACTTAG
- a CDS encoding MoxR family ATPase, which yields MAKLPTCVDATLDLLKTGNYIADRSLATALYLSLSLNKPLFLEGEAGVGKTEIAKVLSKSLNRQLIRLQCYEGLDISSAVYEWNYARQMLEIRLQEASSAASDATELTRTIFKEDFLIERPLLKAMRGTKTCAPPILLIDELDRADEPFEAYLLETLSDFQVTIPELGTIKSPNPPIVIITSNRTREVHDALKRRCFYHWVDYPDASRELDIISVKASKASSELSAQIVGFVQKLRSGNLFKAPGVAETIDWAHALTQLDCVSLDSNIIDDTVGALLKYQDDIQKIRGSEAGKLLEEVRAELSTPVEIE from the coding sequence ATGGCAAAGCTTCCGACTTGTGTTGACGCAACTTTAGATTTGCTGAAAACAGGCAATTATATTGCCGACAGAAGCCTTGCTACAGCACTTTATTTATCGCTCTCACTTAATAAACCACTTTTCCTTGAGGGTGAGGCCGGCGTAGGTAAAACAGAAATTGCTAAAGTTTTGTCTAAAAGCCTTAATAGGCAGTTAATCCGGTTGCAATGTTATGAGGGTTTGGACATTTCCTCCGCAGTTTATGAGTGGAATTACGCCCGCCAAATGCTCGAAATACGCTTACAGGAAGCCTCCTCGGCAGCGAGCGACGCGACTGAGCTGACACGTACAATCTTTAAAGAGGATTTTTTAATCGAACGACCGTTGCTAAAAGCAATGCGGGGAACCAAAACTTGCGCGCCCCCGATATTACTTATTGACGAACTGGATCGTGCAGATGAACCTTTTGAAGCATACTTGCTGGAAACCCTGAGTGATTTTCAAGTTACAATCCCAGAGCTCGGAACAATTAAAAGTCCAAATCCCCCAATTGTTATCATTACATCCAATCGTACACGCGAGGTTCATGATGCTTTAAAACGACGTTGTTTTTATCATTGGGTTGATTATCCTGACGCATCCCGTGAACTCGACATCATCTCGGTAAAAGCCTCAAAGGCATCATCAGAACTGTCAGCGCAAATTGTTGGGTTCGTTCAAAAACTTAGATCCGGCAATTTATTTAAAGCTCCAGGGGTGGCAGAAACTATAGATTGGGCTCATGCGTTAACACAATTAGATTGTGTATCCCTCGACTCAAATATAATCGACGATACGGTGGGAGCTCTACTAAAATATCAGGATGATATTCAGAAGATACGTGGCTCAGAAGCAGGAAAATTACTTGAAGAAGTTAGGGCAGAGCTGTCAACGCCTGTAGAAATCGAATGA